A region of Necator americanus strain Aroian chromosome I, whole genome shotgun sequence DNA encodes the following proteins:
- a CDS encoding hypothetical protein (NECATOR_CHRI.G4093.T1) gives MATLLRTRNPKLIGGLIVAVGGATAFYSVCPQAKSFFWCNGVDSATIQKIDDAYLKLNGPEGATCKSLLKKHLTKDVVEKLKHKKTKLGATLYDCIRSGVYNLDAGVGVYAPDAESYKTFSLLFDKIIEDYHGFGPNQKQPPVDLGEGKTAEFPPLDPKGKYIQSTRIRCGRSLAGYPFNPCLTQENYLEMENKVKKAFESFTDKELKGKYYPLDGMTKETQNKLIADHFLFKEGDRHLQAANACKFWPKGRGIYHNNDKTFLIWVNEEDHMRIISMQKGSNVGEVLERLIKGVRSIEKVVPFSRDERLGWLTFCPTNLGSTAMCDKLNLQVRGIHGEHTESDGGVYDISNKARLGLSEYQAVKQMYDGVKALIAAEEKL, from the exons ATGGCCACTTTATTGAGGACACGTAATCCGAAACTTATTGGAGGACTGATTGTAGCCGTTGGTGGAGCTACAGCTTTCTATTCTGTTTGTCCACAG GCGAAGTCATTTTTTTGGTGTAACGGTGTTGATTCGGCTACgattcaaaaaattgacgatgctTACCTGAAGCTCAATGGTCCCGAGGGTGCAACGTGCAAATCGTTGTTGAAAAAG CACCTCACTAAAGACGTCGTTGAAAAGCTGAAACACAAAAAGACAAAATTGGGAGCCACTCTATACGATTGCATTCGTTCAG GCGTTTATAACTTGGACGCAGGAGTTGGTGTTTACGCTCCGGATGCAGAATCATAcaag ACTTTTTCACTGCTTTTCGATAAAATCATCGAAGATTACCATGGATTTGGTCCGAACCAGAAACAACCACCGGTTGACCTAGGAGAAGGTAAAACGGCGGAATTCCCTCCACTTGACCCGAAAGGAAAATACATCCAGTCTACCCGTATAAGATGTGGCCGATCACTTGCTGGATATCCTTTCAATCCTTGTTTGACGCAG GAGAACTATttggaaatggaaaacaagGTCAAGAAAGCATTCGAATCGTTCACGGATAAGGAGTTGAAAGGGAAATACTATCCTCTGGATGGAATGACAAAAGAAACTCAGAACAAACTTATCGCCGatcatttccttttcaaagAGGGCGATCGACATCTCCAAGCGGCGAACGCGTGCAAATTTTGGCCTAAG GGTCGTGGAATCTATCACAACAATGATAAAACGTTCTTAATTTGGGTAAATGAAGAGGATCATATGCGAATTATTTCAATGCAAAAAGGAAGTAACGTTGGTGAAGTACTGGAACGATTGATTAAAGGAGTTAGA AGCATTGAGAAAGTGGTCCCGTTCTCTCGTGATGAACGTCTCGGATGGCTGACATTTTGTCCGACAAATCTCGGATCAACA GCTATGTGTGATAAATTAAACCTTCAAGTTCGAGGAATCCACGGAGAACACACAGAATCTGATGGTGGAGTTTATGACATCTCAAATAAG GCTCGTCTCGGTCTTTCTGAGTATCAGGCTGTGAAGCAAATGTACGACGGCGTGAAAGCACTGATCGCAGCTGAAGAGAAACTGTAG